From the Exiguobacterium marinum DSM 16307 genome, the window GGTAACCGGCCTGGCCGAAGCCACTCATCGACCTGACTTCGGCATCATCCCACTCGGTACGGTCAACGACCTCGCCCGTGCACTCGGTGTCCCAAGCAATCCTAAAAAAGCGATCGAGGCACTTCGTGATGCCAAACCGACGCCGATGGATATCGGAAAATATGAGAACGGTTATTTCATGAACGTCATCGCCATCGGCCTCATTGCCGAAGCGGTCGACGAAGTAAGTGTGGAAGAAAAAACAAAATGGGGACCGTTCGCCTACCTGATTGAAGGAATTAAAGCCTTCAGAGAACATAGCCCATATGAACTGATGGTTGAGAGTGAGGACGGACAATTTGATAATAAGGCATATCTCGCCGTCATCGCTTTGACGAACTCAGTCGGAGGTTTTGAAAATTTCGAACCGGATGCGCGACTCAACGATGGGCTTCTTCATGTCTATATTTTTGAAGAACTTCGTCTAAAAGATGCCCTTCAATTAACACCCGCCCTATTCACAGGAAAACTGAAGGAGACCGACAGCGTCACATCATTTTGTACGAAATGTGTGAAAGTAAGCTCGCCTGATTCCCTTCCGGTAAACGCAGATGGAGACACAGGCGGTGCGTTGCCGCTCACATTTGAGATTTTACCGAGCCATTTAAACGTATTGAAGCCGATCTAAGAGCAGGACTTTTATCAATGGAACCGAATGTTTTTAAGCGAGAAAGGAGAATGACCTATTAATATCTCGCTTGTTCCACTTACAACAGCAACCGACGACATCGTCAATACGTTCAATCGTTGGAATAACGACCCACAAATCGTACATCTCATTCGACCGAGCCGCTCTGAAGAAGAATTGACCGCCCATTATGAGATGACAGTTGATGATTTAGAAGAACGGCTCTTAACGCATGACATTTTTCTCATCTATGCAGATGACCATCTCGTTGGAGAAATGAACGTTATGTATGACCCGCCTCACTTGTATCGTCAACAACCCGGTACGGCATGGCTCGGTTTCATCATCGGTGAATCCATCGGTCGAGGGAAAGGCGTCGGTACGGAAGCTCTTCGTTTGTTAGAAGAGATATTGCGAGCCAAACAAACGCCTCGTATGGAACTCGGCGTATTTGCCTTCAACCATGCGGCCCATCGTCTCTATTCAAAATGTGGCTATCAAGAAATTGGACGGATCGAGCATTTCACCTATTGGGATGATCAATTTTGGGCCGATATTCGTATGGAGAAACGCTTTGACTAAAAAATCCTCCCACTTGATGTGGAAGGATTTTTTACTTAATTATTCAAATTTTCGACTTCGACGATGCGGAAGCCTTTTTGTTCGAGCTTAGAGACTACTTTGTTCTTCTTATCTTCATCGCAATCAGGTGGCAGCGTCACGAGCACCCGACGTACTACCTTACTTTTCGCATCGAGTGTCATCAGGCTCGCAATCGATGTGTACTTGTTCACGACTTTCGTGATTTTTTCGAGCGCCCCCGCTTGTTCACTCAAGGCAATCGTCAAGACGTAGCTTCCTGTGTCACGACTCCACGCCTCTTCGAGCATGCCGAGCATCTTACCGTGTGGCAAAATTCCATAAAACTCGTTGCTTTCATCTTTTAATACCGCAATGTACGGCAATTCTTTGATGGAGAAGAATACTTCGAAGAACCCATCGGATTCATGAACGTATTTTTGCGTATTTTTAATAAGTGTCATCACATTATCATCCATGTTTTCCCCGTTCATTCCATGACGATAAATATGCATTTTATAAATGTTACCGCGGAAAAATGTTCCCGTCTCGTCTAAAACAGGTACACAGCGATACCCTGTTTCTTCAAGCGTATGAAGCGCTTCCCGCAATGTTGCCTTTTCACTGATGGTGACAACATCTTTCTTTGGGATACATAAGCTATGCACTAACATGCGTTTTCCTCCTAGCCAATAATAAAGTGGTCTACACCCTATTCATTATTATTCCCCAAATATGATGAATATCCTGCATGTTTTTTCTGAAAAGTTATGAACACTTCTTTTAATCCTTGAATTTGTCGGAATTCGAAAAAGTCGTTATAGTGAAACTATCCAAACAGACAAAGGGGATGAACGATTATGACGATGAAAAAAGCATTGACGATTGCCGGTTCTGATACGAGTGGCGGCGCGGGTATCCAAGCCGATCTCAAAACGATGGAAGAACTCGGTGTGTATGGCATGACAGCCTTGACTGTCATTGTGGCACAAGATCCACATAACGCATGGAACCATGAAGTCTTTCCAATCGATACGACATTGATTGAAAAGCAAATCGATACGGTTCTCGCTGGAATCGGAGTCGACGCGGTGAAGACAGGTATGCTCCCGACACCTGAAATCATTGAACTCGCTGCGCGTAAAATTAAAGAGTATGGCATCAAGAATGCGGTCGTCGACCCAGTCATGGCATGTAAAGGTGCCGATGAAATTCTTGATCCGAACGTTGCGGTCGCAATGCGGAAACACCTCGTGCCGGTCGCAAAAATCATCACACCGAACTTATTCGAGGCGCGTATGCTCGCTGGCCTCGACAAAACACCATCGACGATGGACGAAATCAAAGAAGCAGCTCGTTTAATCCATGAGCTCGGCGCGGAAATCGTCATCGTTAAAGTCGGTGGCAAACTCGGATTCGACACAGCGTTTGACGTCTTATACGACGGAAACGAATTCCGTCTACTTGAAAGTGAAAAAATTAAGCCTGCGTTCACACATGGTGGCGGGTGTACGTTCTCTTCTGCCATCGCAGCTTCTCTCGCAAACGGTCATACGGTCGATGAAGCAATCGAAATCGGCAAAGAGTTTATCACAGAAGCAGTTCGTCACTCATTCCGTCTAAACCAATACGTTGGACCGACGAACCATACAGGGTACCGCAAAAAAGTAGCTGCACAATCGTAAAAAGATGACCCGGAACCGCGTGTTTCGGGTCATCCTTTCCATTGGAGGGACAGACGTGAAAGCAATTCAACCCAATCACATTCAACAATATTTAGACAGTCACGTCGCAACACCGCTTTTCGTACATGTTGAGACAACAAACGGTGCCTATGCGACACATAACGACCCCGACTTTCATAATGCCGGGATGTTTATTCGTAACGCTAAAATCGAATATAGCATCGGTCAAATCAAAGGAAACGGACCTTATCGAGTCGGATTAAAACTTGATCATGGCTGGCTCTATGTGGAAGGTTTGACCGATTTTGAAGTGCATGGTGAGCAGCTGTTACTCGCTGGTCACGATCGTCTCGGACGCCTGGCATGTGCACTTCATATCGATGTAAAACCGCTCCCTCAAGGAGCTTCGGAGGTGGAAAATCAATGAATGGACCATTACTCGTCATCTTCCCACATCCAGACGATGAGGCGTTCAGCTCAGCCGGAACGATCATTCAACATCGTCAAAAAGGGCTTCCGGTCACGTATGTCTGTTTAACACTCGGTGAGATGGGGCGCAACATGGGCTCCCCAATTTTTACGACACGTGAAGAACTCCCTAAAATTCGAAAACGTGAATTAGAAGAGGCTTGTCGGATAATGGAAATCGAAGACCTGCGCA encodes:
- the pdxK gene encoding pyridoxine/pyridoxal/pyridoxamine kinase; translation: MTMKKALTIAGSDTSGGAGIQADLKTMEELGVYGMTALTVIVAQDPHNAWNHEVFPIDTTLIEKQIDTVLAGIGVDAVKTGMLPTPEIIELAARKIKEYGIKNAVVDPVMACKGADEILDPNVAVAMRKHLVPVAKIITPNLFEARMLAGLDKTPSTMDEIKEAARLIHELGAEIVIVKVGGKLGFDTAFDVLYDGNEFRLLESEKIKPAFTHGGGCTFSSAIAASLANGHTVDEAIEIGKEFITEAVRHSFRLNQYVGPTNHTGYRKKVAAQS
- a CDS encoding GNAT family N-acetyltransferase, with translation MSLVPLTTATDDIVNTFNRWNNDPQIVHLIRPSRSEEELTAHYEMTVDDLEERLLTHDIFLIYADDHLVGEMNVMYDPPHLYRQQPGTAWLGFIIGESIGRGKGVGTEALRLLEEILRAKQTPRMELGVFAFNHAAHRLYSKCGYQEIGRIEHFTYWDDQFWADIRMEKRFD
- a CDS encoding YojF family protein, whose amino-acid sequence is MKAIQPNHIQQYLDSHVATPLFVHVETTNGAYATHNDPDFHNAGMFIRNAKIEYSIGQIKGNGPYRVGLKLDHGWLYVEGLTDFEVHGEQLLLAGHDRLGRLACALHIDVKPLPQGASEVENQ
- the cbpA gene encoding cyclic di-AMP binding protein CbpA — encoded protein: MLVHSLCIPKKDVVTISEKATLREALHTLEETGYRCVPVLDETGTFFRGNIYKMHIYRHGMNGENMDDNVMTLIKNTQKYVHESDGFFEVFFSIKELPYIAVLKDESNEFYGILPHGKMLGMLEEAWSRDTGSYVLTIALSEQAGALEKITKVVNKYTSIASLMTLDAKSKVVRRVLVTLPPDCDEDKKNKVVSKLEQKGFRIVEVENLNN
- a CDS encoding diacylglycerol/lipid kinase family protein — encoded protein: MDTVMLIVNPSSGKELGEQHATHAEEVLRERYGHVDVRFTEKEQDATDFAREAAEKHYQAVIAMGGDGTLNEAVTGLAEATHRPDFGIIPLGTVNDLARALGVPSNPKKAIEALRDAKPTPMDIGKYENGYFMNVIAIGLIAEAVDEVSVEEKTKWGPFAYLIEGIKAFREHSPYELMVESEDGQFDNKAYLAVIALTNSVGGFENFEPDARLNDGLLHVYIFEELRLKDALQLTPALFTGKLKETDSVTSFCTKCVKVSSPDSLPVNADGDTGGALPLTFEILPSHLNVLKPI